A portion of the Ricinus communis isolate WT05 ecotype wild-type chromosome 10, ASM1957865v1, whole genome shotgun sequence genome contains these proteins:
- the LOC8263557 gene encoding aluminum-activated malate transporter 8 produces MQSCQSLAMEIEPSSEEKKAGPFSRAWGWFKALLDKFKCKVVGTAKSIQKLGRDDPRRITHSLKVGLALTLVSLLYYSRTLYDSFGVAGMWAVLTVVVVFEFTVGGTLSKSLNRGFATLLAGALGVGAQHLAGLFGEKGQPIVIGFLVFILAAASTFSRFFPRIKARYDYGVLIFILTFSLVSVSGIRVDELLVLAHQRLSTIIVGGAACIVISICICPVWAGEDLHKLVASNIEKLGNYLEGFGDEYFQCSEDGGKGNKVSSNNDKSFLQGYKTVLNSKSSEDSMANLARWEPRHGRFGFRHPWKQYLKIGAISRKCAYHIEVLNGCINSNIQVPEEFKNKIQESCTKMSEESGKALKLLSSAIKTMTHPSPANTHVENSKTAINELKVALKSCSLDYEDLLVIVPAATVASTLTEIVKCVDKLSESVHELANQAHFKTVEATVSPEKLLHRGTINPVLDGESDDHVVIVIDGNPTDSPENHEKNHPPKMPTREHIQV; encoded by the exons atgCAAAGTTGCCAATCTTTAGCCATGGAGATCGAGCCATCAAGTGAGGAGAAGAAGGCTGGGCCTTTCTCACGTGCATGGGGTTGGTTCAAGGCCttgcttgataagttcaaGTGCAAGGTGGTCGGGACTGCAAAAAGCATACAGAAGCTTGGACGAGATGACCCCAGAAGAATCACTCATTCTCTAAAAGTGGGACTTGCTCTTACACTGGTGTCCTTACTGTATTATTCAAGAACCCTTTATGATAGTTTCGGGGTTGCTGGAATGTGGGCTGTGCTAACTGTGGTAGTAGTCTTTGAATTCACTGTAG GTGGAACCCTGAGCAAGAGTTTGAATAGAGGTTTCGCAACATTGTTAGCTGGTGCTTTAGGGGTCGGAGCTCAACACTTAGCAGGTCTCTTTGGGGAGAAAGGACAGCCTATAGTTATTGGAttccttgttttcattttag CTGCAGCATCTACATTCAGTAGATTCTTTCCAAGAATCAAGGCGAGATATGACTATGGAGTCTTGATTTTTATACTGACATTCAGTTTGGTTTCTGTATCCGGAATTCGAGTTGATGAACTCTTAGTACTAGCTCATCAAAGGCTATCAACAATAATAGTAGGTGGAGCAGCCTGCATAGTCATATCAATATGTATTTGTCCAGTTTGGGCTGGTGAAGATCTTCATAAGTTAGTCGCTTCCAACATAGAAAAGCTTGGAAACTACCTTGAAG GTTTTGGAGATGAATATTTTCAGTGTTCAGAAGATGGAGGGAAGGGTAATAAGGTTTCCAGCAATAATGACAAATCGTTTCTTCAAGGATATAAGACCGTACTAAATTCAAAATCCTCTGAAGATTCCATG GCAAATCTTGCAAGATGGGAACCTAGACATGGCCGATTCGGTTTCAGGCATCCATGGAAGCAATACCTGAAGATTGGAGCAATCTCTAGGAAATGTGCTTATCATATTGAAGTTCTTAATGGCTGCATCAACTCTAATATCCAA GTACCAGaagaattcaagaataaaattcaagaatcATGCACAAAAATGAGTGAAGAATCAGGAAAGGCATTAAAATTACTATCTTCAGCCATCAAAACAATGACTCATCCATCTCCTGCAAACACCCATGTAGAGAACTCAAAAACTGCCATTAATGAACTTAAAGTTGCTCTGAAATCTTGTTCATTAGATTATGAAGACCTACTAGTAATAGTACCAGCTGCAACAGTTGCATCAACCCTAACTGAGATTGTCAAATGTGTCGACAAATTATCCGAGTCGGTCCATGAACTTGCCAATCAAGCTCATTTCAAGACTGTTGAAGCTACCGTCTCACCGGAAAAACTACTTCACCGTGGTACGATAAATCCGGTCCTTGATGGCGAAAGTGATGATCATGTTGTCATTGTAATAGATGGAAACCCTACAGATTCACCAGAAAATCATGAAAAGAATCACCCACCAAAAATGCCTACCCGAGAACATATACAAGTGTAA